In Mastigocladopsis repens PCC 10914, a single window of DNA contains:
- a CDS encoding trifunctional serine/threonine-protein kinase/ATP-binding protein/sensor histidine kinase — protein sequence MINVPGYQILAQIYESANSLVYRGIREQDNKVVILKVLKEDYPTPEELRRYKQEYCITCHLNCNGAIQAYGIENYHRTLVIILEDFGASSLNMLMRERDFTLAECLNIAIAVTESLSYIHAANIIHKDINPSNIVLNPETGLLKIIDFGIATVLTRENPTFKNPNVIEGTLAYMSPEQIGRMNRTLDYRTDFYSLGVTFYKLLTKQLPFTTDDVLELVHCHIAKQPPPPHIVNSEIPLVVSDIVMKLMAKNAEQRYQSAWGLLADLHECITQLQASGTICEFPLATQDISDKFHIPQKLYGREAEVRALLAAFERVATDVNLTSPRQSPQWEEPSVPPAEEQRLRIAYIESTVRSEGNPRLLVAQKSQTPAFPSTEGRQGGLGRVEMMLVAGYSGIGKSALVQEIYKPITSKRGYFISGKFDQFGRNIPYSAIVSAFKELVRQLLTETEDLLQHWREKILAAVGPYGQVIIDVIPEVELIIGKQPDVPEVEPTESQNRFNRVFQNFIRVFCAKEHPLVIFLDDLQWVDSATLKLIELMMTDSETQYLFLIGAYRDNEVNATHLLMMTLEKLRKQGQTINSITLAPLGLESISQLIAETLHSDISTVRPLAELVLRKTFGNPFFVNEFLKTLHTEYLITFNFAYHRWEWNLAQIEAKDITDNVVELMIGKLKKLPESTQQVLRLAACVGAQFDLNTLCVICEKSTSEIFSDLVTAVQAGLILPTSELDKDLFIQNYKFLHDRVQQAAYALIDENQKQAVHLQIGRNLLQKNSPQILFNKLFEIVDHLNFGVALVTHQAERDEIARLNLMAGQKAKAAVAYVAAVRYLTVGMEFLAINSWQTNYELTLALYVEATEAAYLSLNFEQMEQWATVVLQQAKNLLDKVKVYEVKIQSSRAQRQQLQALKIGLQVLELLGVALPSSPTQSDVQQALLETKLALSGKNIQDLSNLPPMTDANKLASATMRILNSLLSSAYQAAPALYPLLACKQVNLSLKHGNAPLSAIGYAMYGVILNGVVQDVEGAEQFGSLALSLIERFNANSLKNKALLTIAGCIIHGKHHVRESISLAQEAYSSAVENGDFEMAAYAAAFECSYSYLTGLELTKLEQKIANYNDAFPQLKQEMNLSHQICHQVVINLLERTENPCHLLGEEQLLPLLLATERCSISPFYVYKLMLCFLFGELTEALKNAASAEQYLHEVPGVLQVPLFHFYDSLVQLAVYPSVPYSEQEQLLLKVTSHQEKMLKWAHHAPMNFQHKYDLVEAEKARVLGQVFEAEEFYERAIQGANDNEYIQEEALAYELAAKFYLARAREKIARTYMQEAHYCYRRWGATAKVKDLEAKYPQLLTKSPVVSHTQDTRITNPTTTTASRSKEGLDLATVMKASLAISGEIVLDKLLSSLMKILIENAGAQKGFLILETSGQLLIEASGEVNSSIEGNTYQTKVLQSIPIDNRLPASIINYVVRTKESVVLNDATSEGNFTLDLYIQQHQTKSVLCAPLVNQGQLQGIIYLENNLITNAFTPNELKFIKILSSQAAISIENARLYNNLEEYNRTLETKVEERTQELSQALEHLKATQEELIQSEKMAALGQLIAGVAHEINTPLGVIRSCAGNISNFLNQTLLELPSLFQSLSVEQKQDFLALVQKSITRESTFSAREERQFKRNLIHQLEELKIENADTLADTLTDMRIYHDINAFLPLLERPDSLHLLNIAYKLSGLYRGTQTINTAIDRAAKVVFALKTYARYDSSGEMTPAHLSEGIETVLTLYHNQFKRGVEVKRNYADLPAVLCYPDELNQVWTNLIHNALQAMENQGTLTIDVTLLPQSIKISMTDTGKGIPPEIQSKIFEPFFTTKPLGEGSGLGLYIVKKIVEKHSGNITVESQPGRTSFHVFLPVQPI from the coding sequence ATGATTAACGTTCCCGGCTACCAGATTCTTGCCCAAATTTACGAAAGCGCCAATTCACTCGTTTATCGTGGCATCCGAGAACAAGATAACAAAGTAGTTATCCTCAAGGTGCTAAAAGAAGACTATCCCACCCCAGAGGAACTCCGCAGATATAAGCAGGAATATTGCATCACCTGCCATCTAAATTGCAATGGTGCTATCCAGGCTTATGGCATCGAAAACTATCACAGAACTCTGGTCATTATCCTTGAGGATTTTGGTGCTTCTTCCTTAAATATGTTGATGCGTGAGCGCGACTTTACCCTGGCTGAATGTCTCAATATCGCCATTGCTGTGACTGAGAGTTTAAGTTATATCCACGCAGCCAATATCATCCACAAAGATATTAACCCCAGCAACATTGTTCTCAACCCAGAAACAGGACTGCTCAAAATCATCGACTTTGGCATTGCCACTGTTTTAACTCGTGAAAATCCTACCTTCAAAAATCCCAACGTCATAGAAGGCACATTAGCCTATATGTCACCAGAACAAATCGGCAGGATGAACCGCACTCTGGATTATCGTACGGATTTTTACTCGCTAGGCGTCACCTTTTACAAACTGCTTACCAAACAACTACCGTTTACAACTGATGATGTTTTGGAATTGGTGCATTGTCATATCGCCAAACAACCACCTCCACCCCACATAGTAAATTCAGAAATCCCCCTAGTCGTGTCAGATATTGTTATGAAGTTGATGGCAAAAAATGCCGAACAGCGATATCAAAGCGCTTGGGGATTACTAGCTGATTTGCACGAATGTATCACCCAGTTGCAAGCATCAGGAACTATCTGTGAATTTCCGCTAGCAACTCAAGATATTTCTGACAAATTTCACATCCCACAAAAACTGTATGGACGGGAGGCGGAAGTTCGGGCTTTACTGGCAGCTTTTGAGAGAGTTGCCACTGATGTTAACTTAACCTCTCCACGCCAGTCGCCTCAATGGGAGGAACCCTCGGTGCCTCCTGCGGAGGAGCAACGCTTACGCATAGCGTACATAGAGAGCACAGTTCGCTCCGAGGGAAACCCTCGTCTCCTGGTGGCACAGAAGAGCCAAACTCCCGCCTTCCCTAGCACTGAAGGTAGACAGGGAGGGTTAGGTCGAGTCGAAATGATGTTGGTAGCAGGGTATTCCGGTATCGGTAAGTCAGCTCTTGTGCAAGAAATTTATAAACCAATTACTTCTAAGCGCGGCTATTTCATTTCCGGTAAGTTTGACCAATTTGGGCGCAACATCCCCTACTCTGCTATCGTGAGTGCCTTTAAGGAATTGGTACGACAACTGTTGACAGAAACCGAAGACCTACTGCAACATTGGCGAGAAAAAATTTTAGCGGCTGTGGGTCCGTATGGACAGGTAATTATTGATGTGATTCCCGAAGTCGAACTCATTATTGGCAAACAGCCAGATGTTCCAGAGGTGGAACCAACTGAATCACAAAATCGTTTTAATCGAGTCTTTCAAAACTTTATTCGGGTGTTTTGTGCCAAAGAACATCCCTTGGTGATCTTTTTAGATGATTTGCAGTGGGTAGACTCAGCAACTCTCAAATTAATTGAGTTGATGATGACCGATAGCGAGACGCAATACCTATTTCTCATAGGGGCATATCGAGATAATGAAGTCAATGCAACTCATCTGTTGATGATGACACTTGAGAAGCTAAGAAAACAAGGGCAAACTATCAATTCTATTACCTTAGCTCCGTTAGGACTCGAGTCGATTAGCCAACTGATTGCTGAAACGTTGCACAGTGATATCAGCACAGTTAGACCTTTGGCTGAGTTAGTACTGCGTAAAACTTTTGGTAATCCTTTTTTTGTCAATGAATTCCTTAAAACACTACACACCGAATATCTCATCACCTTTAATTTTGCATACCACAGATGGGAATGGAATCTAGCTCAAATAGAAGCGAAGGACATCACTGATAATGTGGTGGAATTGATGATTGGCAAGTTGAAGAAACTGCCAGAGTCAACTCAGCAAGTTTTACGTTTAGCGGCTTGTGTAGGTGCTCAGTTTGACTTAAATACCCTCTGTGTCATCTGTGAAAAATCAACCAGCGAAATTTTTTCAGATCTAGTGACGGCAGTTCAAGCTGGGTTAATCCTGCCCACATCTGAGTTAGATAAAGACCTATTTATTCAAAATTATAAATTCCTGCATGACCGAGTTCAACAAGCAGCTTATGCTTTGATTGATGAGAATCAAAAACAGGCTGTTCATTTACAAATTGGTCGCAATCTTCTTCAGAAAAATTCACCACAGATATTATTCAACAAACTATTTGAGATTGTGGATCATCTCAATTTTGGTGTGGCACTTGTCACCCATCAAGCAGAACGAGATGAAATCGCCAGATTGAACTTAATGGCAGGTCAGAAAGCAAAAGCGGCTGTCGCTTATGTTGCTGCTGTCAGGTATTTAACTGTAGGAATGGAATTTCTGGCAATTAATAGTTGGCAAACGAATTATGAGCTAACATTGGCATTGTATGTAGAAGCAACAGAAGCAGCGTACCTTAGCCTTAACTTTGAGCAGATGGAGCAATGGGCAACAGTTGTCCTGCAACAGGCAAAAAACCTTCTGGACAAAGTGAAAGTTTATGAGGTGAAAATCCAAAGCAGCCGAGCGCAAAGACAACAACTCCAAGCGCTCAAGATTGGGCTACAAGTGCTGGAGCTACTAGGTGTAGCTCTACCCTCCTCGCCTACTCAATCGGATGTTCAACAAGCACTCTTAGAAACAAAGCTAGCTTTGAGTGGAAAGAACATTCAGGACTTAAGCAATTTACCACCCATGACAGATGCCAATAAGCTGGCAAGCGCAACCATGCGGATCTTAAATAGTCTGTTGTCTTCTGCCTATCAAGCTGCGCCTGCATTGTACCCGCTGCTTGCGTGCAAACAGGTGAATTTATCGCTCAAACATGGCAATGCTCCCCTTTCTGCCATTGGTTATGCCATGTACGGAGTCATCTTAAACGGGGTAGTTCAAGACGTTGAGGGAGCCGAGCAATTTGGCTCTTTAGCTTTAAGTCTCATTGAGCGGTTCAATGCTAATTCCCTCAAGAATAAGGCATTATTGACAATAGCAGGATGCATAATTCATGGAAAACATCATGTTAGAGAAAGCATATCACTTGCACAGGAGGCTTACTCTAGCGCGGTAGAAAATGGAGATTTTGAAATGGCAGCCTATGCTGCCGCCTTTGAATGTAGTTACTCATATTTGACCGGTCTGGAATTAACGAAGTTAGAGCAAAAGATAGCCAACTATAATGATGCCTTCCCTCAACTTAAGCAAGAAATGAACTTAAGCCATCAAATTTGTCACCAGGTAGTCATTAACTTGTTGGAACGAACTGAAAACCCTTGCCATTTATTGGGTGAAGAGCAATTGCTACCGCTTCTTTTGGCAACCGAACGATGCAGTATTTCCCCCTTTTATGTCTACAAACTTATGCTTTGTTTTCTATTTGGGGAACTTACTGAAGCTTTAAAAAATGCCGCCTCTGCCGAACAGTATCTACATGAAGTGCCAGGGGTACTACAGGTTCCTCTATTTCATTTTTACGATTCTTTGGTGCAGCTGGCGGTGTATCCATCTGTACCTTATTCTGAACAAGAACAGCTGCTCCTTAAAGTGACAAGTCACCAAGAAAAGATGCTCAAATGGGCGCATCATGCCCCAATGAACTTTCAGCACAAATATGACTTAGTAGAAGCTGAGAAAGCACGAGTCTTGGGTCAAGTTTTTGAGGCGGAAGAGTTTTATGAACGAGCCATTCAAGGTGCAAATGACAACGAATATATCCAAGAAGAAGCATTAGCTTATGAGTTAGCGGCAAAGTTTTATCTAGCGCGTGCTAGGGAGAAGATTGCCCGAACCTATATGCAAGAGGCACACTATTGCTACAGACGCTGGGGCGCTACTGCCAAGGTTAAAGATTTGGAAGCAAAATACCCACAGTTACTGACGAAATCACCTGTGGTGAGTCACACACAAGACACGCGCATAACAAATCCCACTACCACAACTGCCAGTCGTTCTAAGGAAGGTTTGGATTTAGCGACAGTGATGAAAGCTAGCCTTGCGATTTCCGGTGAAATTGTTCTGGATAAGTTACTCAGTTCCTTAATGAAAATTCTCATTGAGAATGCTGGGGCGCAAAAAGGATTTTTGATTTTAGAAACCTCAGGTCAACTGCTGATTGAAGCCTCTGGAGAAGTAAATTCCTCAATCGAAGGAAACACCTACCAGACAAAGGTGTTGCAGTCAATTCCCATTGACAATCGCCTACCTGCATCAATTATTAATTATGTAGTCCGCACTAAAGAAAGTGTAGTTTTAAATGATGCAACTAGTGAGGGAAACTTTACACTTGACCTGTATATCCAACAGCATCAGACCAAATCTGTTTTATGTGCGCCACTTGTTAATCAAGGTCAACTGCAAGGTATTATCTATCTGGAAAATAATCTAATTACTAATGCCTTTACCCCTAATGAATTGAAATTTATCAAAATCTTATCTTCTCAAGCTGCTATTTCCATTGAAAATGCACGGCTCTATAACAATTTAGAAGAATATAATCGTACTTTGGAAACTAAAGTAGAAGAACGTACCCAAGAACTCTCACAAGCACTTGAGCACCTCAAAGCCACTCAAGAAGAGCTGATTCAATCAGAAAAAATGGCAGCACTGGGACAACTGATTGCTGGGGTAGCCCATGAAATTAATACGCCATTGGGAGTTATTCGCTCCTGTGCGGGGAATATTTCTAATTTCCTAAATCAAACTTTGTTAGAGTTACCCTCATTATTCCAATCTCTGTCTGTAGAACAAAAGCAGGATTTTTTAGCTTTAGTGCAAAAGTCAATCACAAGAGAATCAACTTTCTCTGCTAGAGAAGAGCGCCAATTCAAGCGAAATTTAATTCATCAATTAGAAGAATTGAAGATTGAAAACGCCGATACTCTTGCCGATACCCTAACAGATATGCGGATTTATCACGACATTAATGCTTTCTTGCCCCTGTTAGAAAGACCAGATAGTTTACATTTGTTAAACATTGCGTATAAACTTTCAGGATTATACAGAGGCACTCAGACAATCAACACTGCCATAGACCGCGCTGCAAAAGTGGTATTTGCTCTGAAAACTTATGCCCGATATGACTCGTCCGGTGAAATGACTCCTGCTCATCTAAGCGAAGGGATTGAAACCGTGTTAACCCTCTATCACAATCAATTCAAACGTGGTGTGGAGGTGAAACGAAATTATGCTGATTTACCTGCTGTACTATGTTATCCCGATGAACTCAACCAAGTGTGGACTAATCTCATCCATAACGCTTTACAAGCAATGGAGAACCAAGGCACTTTAACGATTGATGTCACACTGCTTCCCCAGTCTATAAAGATTAGTATGACTGATACGGGTAAGGGGATACCACCAGAGATTCAATCGAAAATTTTTGAGCCATTTTTTACCACTAAACCTTTGGGAGAAGGTAGTGGTTTGGGACTTTATATTGTCAAAAAAATTGTTGAAAAGCATTCTGGTAATATCACCGTAGAAAGCCAACCAGGTCGAACAAGCTTTCATGTTTTTCTACCTGTTCAACCAATTTAG
- a CDS encoding response regulator: MSKPVILCVDDEKVILESLKAQLKSAFGNAYQYEVAEDANEALELIYELTEERIKIILIVSDWLMPGMKGDDFLIRVHREFPYIIKIMLTGQADEASIERAKKYADLHCCISKPWSEADLVEAIKSAMAKL, translated from the coding sequence ATGTCTAAACCAGTTATTTTATGTGTTGACGATGAAAAAGTCATCTTAGAAAGTCTGAAAGCTCAACTTAAATCAGCATTTGGGAATGCTTATCAATATGAAGTAGCTGAAGATGCTAATGAGGCTTTAGAGTTAATTTACGAATTGACTGAGGAACGCATCAAAATTATTCTTATTGTCTCTGATTGGTTAATGCCTGGTATGAAGGGGGATGATTTTCTGATTCGCGTCCATCGGGAATTTCCCTATATTATTAAAATTATGCTGACAGGTCAAGCTGATGAAGCATCAATTGAGCGTGCGAAAAAATACGCTGATCTACATTGTTGCATATCTAAACCTTGGTCGGAAGCTGATTTAGTGGAAGCTATTAAATCTGCTATGGCTAAACTATGA